In the Arachis ipaensis cultivar K30076 chromosome B10, Araip1.1, whole genome shotgun sequence genome, one interval contains:
- the LOC107621804 gene encoding uncharacterized protein LOC107621804 translates to MGTDYLVTINFAIMHSHVLSVSQHSIQRLPGISFSKTMNDSSSDYQLNQDELDYCFESNQVVELNLLDGGCVVQSNFSHYHGHIMNYQFRDSREYDKFFDVYVKAFRCFVT, encoded by the exons ATGGGAACAGACTACCTAGTTACCATCAACTTTGCAATAATGCATTCCCATGTCCTATCAGTCTCGCAACATTCCATTCAACGTTTGCCGG GTATTTCGTTTTCGAagacaatgaatgattcaagttcaGACTATCAATTGAACCAGGACGAATTGGACTATTGTTTTGAATCAAATCAAGTGGTTGAG TTGAACCTTTTAGATGGTGGATGTGTGGTGCAGTCAAATTTTAGCCATTATCATGGACATATTATGAATTATCAATTTAGAGATTCAAGAGAATACGACAAATTTTTCGATGTTTATGTAAAGGCATTTCGGTGTTTTGTTACATAG